A single Roseomonas gilardii DNA region contains:
- a CDS encoding hydantoinase B/oxoprolinase family protein — MSDTPSRLCDPVTLEIVRGAIRAAQAEMEALIERTAMSAFIREKKDFYTALFDAEGVMAVCSNNPIFGDITSPVFRDFAPDTMRDGDLYWYSDCYGSRGAVSHSNDQVFLAPVFLDGRRVAFVMGWAHFADIGGMRPGSISPDATDIFQEGIIVPPTKLIAAGETNAAALNIFFRNSRYPDSARGDTRAMMAAVNLGVARMREIAGRFGADVLADALAQLLDRTRELVRAKLRETFPVGTHRFTDRIDGDGHGSGTLRLRFALTRTEEDRFILDATETDDQSPGPVNFLMNPDVPGMALGLYFLGGDPNQVMNAGAPRALDEVRLRDGSLLQPRFPAALGMRGLTMMRMLAAMNGLIAVAGGNAPAAHAAYVVMLLRGMAGGKHFLMSDGIGVGYGARSFADGNDAVYFVAQENYPVEFLEGEYPVRLREYGLNRDSGGPGRWRGGCGIVREYEILAEEAMLAIRIDGVENPPWGAEGGMSGGPGRVVVNPGTPRERVLRPLSDGNRVVKGEVLRIETGGGGGRGHPFDRPPELVLADVLGGMVSEAAAERDYGVMVRDGVPDLLATAERRAQRPAGAAFHRGSYANVLD; from the coding sequence ATGAGCGACACCCCATCCAGACTCTGCGATCCGGTCACGCTGGAGATCGTGCGGGGCGCGATCCGCGCGGCGCAGGCGGAGATGGAGGCGCTGATCGAGCGCACCGCGATGTCAGCCTTCATCCGGGAGAAGAAGGATTTCTACACCGCCCTCTTCGATGCCGAGGGCGTGATGGCGGTCTGTTCCAACAACCCGATCTTCGGCGACATCACGAGCCCGGTCTTCCGGGACTTCGCGCCGGACACGATGCGGGACGGCGATCTCTACTGGTACAGCGACTGCTATGGCTCACGCGGCGCGGTCAGCCATTCCAATGACCAGGTCTTCCTGGCGCCCGTCTTCCTGGACGGGCGCCGCGTGGCCTTCGTCATGGGCTGGGCGCATTTCGCCGATATCGGCGGCATGCGCCCCGGATCGATCAGCCCCGATGCGACCGACATCTTCCAGGAAGGCATCATCGTGCCGCCGACGAAGCTGATCGCGGCGGGCGAGACCAATGCCGCGGCGTTGAACATCTTCTTCCGGAATTCCCGCTATCCGGACAGCGCACGGGGCGACACGCGGGCCATGATGGCGGCGGTGAATCTGGGCGTGGCGCGGATGCGCGAGATCGCCGGCCGCTTCGGCGCCGATGTGCTGGCCGATGCGCTGGCCCAGCTCCTCGACCGGACGCGGGAACTGGTGCGCGCGAAGCTGCGCGAGACCTTTCCGGTCGGCACCCACCGCTTTACCGACCGCATCGACGGCGATGGGCACGGTTCCGGCACGCTGCGGCTGCGCTTCGCCCTGACGCGGACGGAGGAGGACCGCTTCATCCTCGATGCCACGGAGACGGACGACCAGTCGCCCGGCCCGGTGAACTTCCTGATGAACCCGGATGTGCCGGGCATGGCGCTGGGACTCTATTTCCTGGGGGGCGATCCGAACCAGGTGATGAATGCCGGGGCGCCCCGCGCGCTGGACGAGGTCCGGCTGCGCGATGGTTCGCTGCTGCAGCCGCGCTTCCCGGCGGCGCTCGGCATGCGGGGCCTGACCATGATGCGCATGCTGGCGGCGATGAACGGGCTGATCGCCGTGGCCGGGGGCAATGCTCCCGCCGCCCATGCCGCCTATGTGGTGATGCTGCTGCGCGGGATGGCGGGGGGGAAGCACTTCCTGATGAGCGATGGGATCGGTGTCGGCTATGGCGCACGCAGCTTCGCCGATGGCAATGACGCGGTCTATTTCGTGGCGCAGGAGAATTATCCGGTCGAGTTCCTGGAGGGCGAGTACCCGGTGCGTCTGCGCGAGTACGGTCTGAACCGCGACAGCGGCGGGCCGGGGCGGTGGCGCGGCGGCTGCGGCATCGTCCGCGAATACGAGATCCTGGCCGAGGAGGCGATGCTGGCCATCCGCATCGACGGGGTGGAGAACCCTCCCTGGGGTGCCGAGGGCGGCATGTCCGGCGGGCCCGGCCGCGTCGTGGTTAATCCCGGCACGCCGCGGGAGCGGGTCCTGCGCCCGCTCTCCGATGGCAACCGCGTCGTGAAAGGGGAGGTCCTGCGCATCGAGACGGGCGGGGGCGGCGGGCGCGGCCATCCCTTCGACCGGCCGCCCGAACTGGTCCTGGCCGACGTGCTGGGCGGCATGGTGAGCGAGGCCGCCGCGGAGCGCGACTATGGGGTCATGGTGCGGGATGGCGTGCCCGACCTGCTCGCCACCGCCGAGCGCCGCGCGCAACGGCCTGCTGGCGCCGCCTTCCACCGGGGGAGCTATGCAAATGTCCTCGACTGA
- a CDS encoding IclR family transcriptional regulator: MRRDNEVDREGTVMDYTIAAVDRALALLELVAEHPGIGISDLARLSGDTKTMVFRMATTLEGRGYLHKDSETRGYTLGHKPLLLSEKMQHQMPLLRVANPVLDDLVARTRENVSLFVREGQQSVCVGIRQSPQPIRLYAELGRQGPLHVGGAPKLLLAHAPAEIQDAVAAAPLDRFTPETITDPQRLRERLGRIRAQGYNVSHGDQDAGAFSVAAPVRDHAGKVIAAISVAGPQSRLNEDLERLYVRIVLDAAGDVSARLGWRDAAA; this comes from the coding sequence ATGCGGCGTGACAACGAGGTGGATCGGGAGGGCACCGTCATGGACTACACGATCGCGGCCGTGGACCGCGCGCTGGCGCTGCTGGAACTGGTGGCGGAGCATCCTGGCATCGGCATCAGCGATCTCGCGCGGCTGAGCGGGGACACGAAGACGATGGTGTTCCGCATGGCGACGACGCTGGAGGGCCGCGGCTACCTGCACAAGGACAGCGAGACGCGCGGCTATACGCTGGGTCACAAGCCGCTGCTGCTGAGCGAGAAGATGCAGCACCAGATGCCTCTGCTGCGGGTCGCGAATCCCGTGCTGGACGATCTCGTGGCCCGGACGCGGGAGAATGTTTCGCTGTTCGTGCGCGAAGGGCAGCAGTCCGTCTGCGTGGGCATCCGGCAGTCGCCCCAGCCGATCCGCCTGTATGCCGAGCTCGGCCGCCAGGGGCCGTTGCATGTGGGTGGCGCTCCGAAGCTCCTCCTCGCCCATGCGCCGGCGGAGATCCAGGATGCCGTGGCCGCCGCGCCGCTCGACCGCTTCACGCCGGAGACCATCACCGACCCGCAGCGGCTTCGCGAGCGCCTCGGCCGCATCCGCGCCCAGGGCTACAATGTGAGCCATGGGGACCAGGATGCCGGCGCCTTCTCGGTCGCCGCGCCGGTCCGGGACCATGCCGGCAAGGTCATCGCCGCCATCTCGGTCGCTGGGCCGCAGTCGCGCCTGAACGAGGACCTGGAACGTCTCTATGTCCGGATCGTCCTGGACGCGGCGGGCGATGTCTCGGCGCGCCTGGGCTGGCGGGACGCGGCGGCGTGA
- a CDS encoding hydantoinase/oxoprolinase family protein, which yields MSSTDASPRSLSVAVDIGGTFTDITIQDGATGRAWTAKTPSTPHDPSEAFLGGVRLALELAGGDAAAVGRVLHGTTVATNLILEGKGASTALVTTRGFRHVLDIGRQDIPRPVNLHAWVKPRRPVPPSRVFEVSARIAADGAVLLPLDEDSVRRAAEACRAAGVNAVAVCLLHAFTKPEHERRVVEILRGALPGVAVTASSDVLPVVREYERSLATILNAQVMPAISTYVRRLEERLAEEGIAAPLLLMKSNGGVAGAASIRRAPAVTALSGPAAGVVGAQAVAAAAGLPDIITVDIGGTSADICLMKDGTVGLTQNGKVGEWPLPLPMVDMVTIGAGGGSLARVAEGALAVGPESAGAQPGPACYGRGGGLATVTDAHVVLGHLPPSLLGGRMRLDVAAATAAVQRHVAEPLGIDLHAAARGILAIADSNMVGAVRVVSVERGHDPRDFTLVPFGGAGPLHGCALADLLGIRTVLVPPSPGVLCAQGLLAADLRAEFSRSLRGGEDVASVEEGFAALEAQSAAWFDEEEVPPERRETSRVALMRYAGQGGELAVPWPSGREAAAEGFAGRHRALYGFDLPGAVVELVTLRVEAAGRLGGGITAPLPPGRGAESYGRHNVHFAGGTREAALYDRSALGAGDRFAGPAIVTQLDATTLVPPGWQGRMDACGALILERDREGDTP from the coding sequence ATGTCCTCGACTGACGCCTCGCCGCGTTCCCTTTCCGTCGCGGTGGACATTGGGGGCACCTTCACTGACATCACCATCCAGGACGGCGCGACCGGGCGCGCCTGGACCGCCAAGACACCCTCCACACCCCATGATCCATCGGAGGCCTTCCTCGGCGGCGTCCGCCTGGCACTGGAACTGGCCGGGGGCGATGCTGCCGCGGTCGGCCGCGTGCTGCATGGCACCACGGTTGCCACCAACCTCATCCTGGAGGGCAAGGGGGCGAGCACCGCGCTCGTCACCACCAGGGGGTTCCGCCACGTCCTGGATATCGGCCGGCAGGACATCCCGCGCCCCGTCAACCTCCATGCCTGGGTGAAGCCGCGCCGCCCCGTACCGCCATCCCGCGTCTTCGAGGTGTCGGCGCGCATCGCGGCGGATGGCGCGGTGCTGCTTCCCCTGGACGAGGACTCGGTCCGGCGCGCGGCCGAGGCCTGCCGGGCGGCTGGCGTCAACGCGGTGGCGGTCTGCCTGCTGCACGCCTTCACCAAGCCGGAGCATGAACGCCGCGTGGTGGAGATCCTGCGCGGGGCGCTGCCCGGCGTGGCCGTCACCGCCTCCTCCGACGTGCTGCCGGTGGTGCGGGAGTATGAACGCTCGCTGGCCACTATCCTGAACGCCCAGGTCATGCCCGCCATCTCCACCTATGTCCGCAGGCTGGAGGAACGTCTGGCGGAGGAGGGAATCGCCGCGCCGCTGCTGCTGATGAAGAGCAATGGCGGGGTCGCGGGCGCAGCCTCGATCCGCCGCGCCCCGGCAGTGACCGCGCTGTCCGGTCCGGCCGCGGGGGTGGTCGGGGCACAGGCGGTGGCCGCCGCCGCGGGTCTTCCGGACATCATCACCGTCGATATCGGCGGCACCAGCGCGGATATCTGCCTGATGAAGGATGGCACCGTCGGACTGACCCAGAACGGCAAGGTCGGCGAATGGCCGCTGCCTCTGCCGATGGTGGACATGGTCACCATCGGTGCCGGAGGAGGCTCCCTGGCACGCGTGGCCGAAGGTGCCCTCGCCGTGGGGCCGGAGAGTGCCGGCGCGCAACCCGGCCCGGCCTGCTACGGACGAGGGGGCGGCCTGGCCACGGTCACGGATGCGCATGTCGTGCTGGGCCATCTGCCGCCGAGCCTGCTGGGTGGCCGCATGCGCCTCGACGTGGCGGCGGCGACGGCGGCGGTGCAGCGGCATGTCGCGGAGCCACTGGGCATCGACCTGCACGCGGCGGCGCGCGGCATCCTCGCCATCGCGGATTCCAACATGGTCGGTGCGGTGCGCGTGGTCTCCGTGGAACGCGGGCATGATCCGCGCGACTTCACTCTGGTCCCCTTCGGCGGCGCCGGGCCATTGCATGGCTGTGCGCTCGCCGATCTCCTGGGTATCCGCACCGTGCTGGTGCCGCCCTCACCCGGCGTGCTCTGCGCCCAGGGCCTGCTCGCTGCCGATCTGCGCGCGGAGTTCAGCCGCAGCCTGCGCGGCGGCGAGGATGTGGCCTCGGTGGAGGAAGGCTTCGCAGCGCTGGAGGCCCAGTCGGCCGCCTGGTTTGACGAGGAGGAGGTGCCGCCGGAGCGGCGGGAAACCAGCCGCGTGGCACTGATGCGCTATGCCGGCCAGGGGGGCGAACTTGCCGTGCCCTGGCCCAGCGGACGGGAGGCCGCCGCCGAGGGTTTCGCCGGGCGGCACCGCGCCCTCTACGGCTTCGACCTTCCCGGGGCCGTGGTCGAGCTGGTGACTCTTCGCGTCGAGGCGGCGGGACGGCTGGGAGGCGGCATCACGGCGCCGCTACCGCCGGGCCGGGGAGCGGAATCCTATGGCCGGCACAACGTGCATTTCGCCGGCGGCACGAGGGAGGCTGCGCTTTACGATCGCTCGGCCCTGGGCGCCGGGGACCGCTTCGCCGGGCCGGCCATCGTCACCCAGCTCGACGCCACCACGCTGGTGCCGCCGGGCTGGCAGGGGCGGATGGATGCCTGCGGCGCCCTAATCCTGGAGCGCGACCGGGAGGGGGACACGCCGTGA
- a CDS encoding LLM class flavin-dependent oxidoreductase: MSPFVSRRRMHLGAFFFTPGSHAAGWRHPEAVPETDMSFAHYVRMAQTAERGLLDCLFFQDTAAVNGSAALHGGSPWRPASGRQVFPEPATLIAALAPVTEQIGLVATATTTYGDPYTIARRFGTVDHLSGGRAGWNLVTSQIEDEALNFGFERHPDHAERYRRAEEFFDVTAGLWDSFDEGAFPRDKTSGVFLDPNKAHILDHRGEHFRVRGPLNLPRCPQGRPVIAQAGSSEAGMRLASRIADLIFTAQSVLPEGQAFYRGIRAQAAAHGRDPDHVRIMPGLLVIPGESDAEAEARYDSLTGLMDDAAALPLLARLCGDLDIRDHPLDGPLPDLPPSNAARARQAHIVDKARREGLSIRQVIRYMATSLGHNMVVGSPARIADVMQEWFENGACDGFTLLFPYYPRPLEDFVSLVVPELQRRGLFRTAYEGPTLREKLGIPAPPSRYAARPPAGPA, translated from the coding sequence ATGAGCCCCTTCGTCTCCCGCCGCCGGATGCATCTGGGGGCCTTCTTCTTCACACCTGGCAGCCATGCCGCGGGCTGGCGCCACCCGGAGGCCGTGCCGGAGACGGACATGTCCTTCGCCCATTATGTCCGCATGGCACAGACCGCCGAGCGGGGCCTGCTCGACTGCCTCTTCTTCCAGGACACCGCAGCGGTGAACGGCAGCGCCGCGTTGCATGGCGGCTCCCCCTGGCGTCCCGCATCCGGGCGGCAGGTCTTTCCGGAGCCCGCCACGCTGATCGCCGCCCTGGCGCCGGTCACGGAGCAGATCGGGCTGGTGGCGACGGCCACCACCACCTATGGCGATCCCTATACCATCGCACGGCGCTTCGGCACGGTGGACCATCTGAGCGGCGGGCGTGCCGGATGGAACCTCGTGACCTCGCAGATCGAGGACGAGGCGCTGAACTTCGGCTTCGAACGCCATCCGGATCATGCCGAACGCTACCGCCGCGCCGAGGAGTTCTTCGATGTCACCGCCGGGCTCTGGGACAGTTTCGACGAGGGCGCCTTTCCGCGCGACAAGACCAGCGGTGTCTTCCTGGACCCAAACAAGGCCCATATCCTCGATCACCGGGGGGAGCATTTCAGGGTTCGTGGCCCGCTGAACCTGCCGCGCTGTCCGCAGGGGAGGCCGGTGATCGCTCAGGCCGGCTCCTCGGAGGCCGGCATGCGCCTCGCCTCCCGCATCGCCGATCTGATCTTCACCGCGCAGAGCGTCCTGCCCGAGGGGCAGGCTTTCTACCGCGGCATCCGCGCGCAGGCGGCCGCCCATGGCCGTGACCCGGACCATGTGCGGATCATGCCGGGCCTGCTCGTCATCCCTGGCGAGAGCGATGCCGAGGCCGAGGCACGTTATGACAGCCTGACCGGGCTGATGGACGATGCCGCCGCCCTGCCCCTCCTGGCGCGGCTCTGCGGCGACCTCGACATTCGCGACCATCCGCTCGACGGGCCCTTGCCGGACCTTCCTCCCAGCAATGCCGCCCGGGCGCGGCAGGCGCATATCGTGGACAAGGCGAGGCGGGAAGGCCTGAGCATCCGGCAGGTCATCCGCTACATGGCCACCTCGCTCGGTCACAACATGGTGGTGGGCTCGCCAGCGCGGATTGCCGATGTGATGCAGGAATGGTTCGAGAATGGGGCCTGCGACGGCTTCACCCTGCTCTTTCCGTATTATCCGCGCCCGCTGGAGGACTTCGTCTCGCTGGTGGTGCCGGAGCTGCAGCGGCGCGGCCTGTTCCGCACGGCCTATGAGGGCCCCACGCTGCGGGAGAAGCTGGGGATCCCCGCACCGCCGAGCCGATATGCGGCGCGGCCACCGGCAGGCCCGGCCTGA
- a CDS encoding M20 family metallopeptidase, giving the protein MSREDALAAARDLLEDGRYLDTLARRVALRTASQDPESGPHLHAYLAGEMLPDLQAQGFEGSIFANPTGQGGPFLIARRIEDSSLPTLLTYGHGDTVLGMEGRWEEGLSPWVLTRRGERLYGRGVVDNKGQHTANLMAMEAVRQVRGGRLGYNVTLLLETSEEVGSPGIEEICRERRELLAADVLIASDGPRLVPEVPTLTLGTRGAINFDLRVTYREGGHHSGNWGGLLANPGIRLAHAIASLVGPEGQVLLRDLVPERIPDNIRRALAECRVDGGADGPAIDPWWGEPGLSAAEKVFGWNTFEVLAFRTGNPEVPVNAVPPEAFAACQIRYTVDREVETFLPAIRRHLDAKGFSDVTIHAVKSGAEWRATRMDPDGPWPRLVAESIRRSTGRAPMIVPNAGGSLPNDSFAVTLGLPTIYIPHSYSGCSQHAPNEHALLPLVREGLEIAAGVFWDLGETSWPSRQDTPRQDTP; this is encoded by the coding sequence GTGAGCCGCGAGGACGCCCTCGCCGCGGCCCGCGACCTGCTGGAGGACGGCCGCTATCTCGACACGCTGGCCCGCCGCGTGGCGCTCCGCACGGCCAGCCAGGACCCGGAGAGTGGTCCGCATCTGCATGCCTATCTGGCGGGGGAGATGCTGCCCGACCTTCAGGCGCAGGGCTTCGAGGGAAGCATCTTCGCCAATCCGACCGGCCAGGGCGGACCCTTCCTGATTGCCAGACGCATCGAGGACTCGTCCCTGCCGACGCTGCTGACCTATGGCCATGGCGACACCGTCCTGGGCATGGAAGGGCGCTGGGAAGAGGGCCTTTCCCCCTGGGTGCTGACCCGGCGTGGCGAGCGCCTCTATGGCCGAGGCGTGGTGGACAACAAGGGCCAGCACACCGCCAACCTGATGGCGATGGAGGCGGTGCGGCAAGTCCGGGGCGGACGCCTCGGCTACAATGTCACGCTGCTGCTGGAGACCAGCGAGGAGGTGGGTTCCCCGGGCATCGAGGAGATCTGCCGGGAACGGCGCGAGCTTCTGGCCGCCGACGTACTGATCGCCTCGGATGGGCCGCGCCTCGTGCCCGAGGTGCCGACCCTCACCCTCGGCACACGGGGCGCCATCAACTTCGATCTTCGCGTGACCTATCGCGAGGGCGGGCATCATTCCGGCAACTGGGGCGGATTGCTCGCCAATCCCGGCATACGGCTGGCCCATGCCATCGCCAGCCTGGTCGGGCCGGAAGGGCAGGTGCTGCTGCGCGACCTCGTGCCGGAACGCATTCCCGACAACATCCGCCGCGCCCTGGCCGAATGCCGCGTCGATGGCGGCGCGGATGGGCCGGCGATCGATCCCTGGTGGGGCGAGCCCGGCCTGTCCGCCGCCGAGAAGGTCTTCGGCTGGAACACCTTCGAGGTCCTGGCCTTCCGGACAGGCAATCCGGAGGTCCCCGTGAATGCCGTGCCGCCCGAGGCCTTCGCGGCCTGCCAGATCCGCTACACGGTGGATCGCGAGGTCGAGACTTTCCTGCCCGCCATCCGCCGTCACCTCGACGCGAAGGGTTTTTCCGACGTCACCATCCACGCCGTGAAGAGCGGCGCCGAATGGCGTGCCACGCGCATGGACCCGGACGGCCCATGGCCGAGGCTGGTCGCGGAATCCATCCGCCGCTCCACGGGGCGGGCCCCCATGATCGTGCCCAATGCCGGCGGTTCCCTGCCGAATGACAGCTTCGCCGTCACGCTGGGCCTGCCCACCATCTACATCCCGCATTCCTATAGCGGCTGCTCGCAGCACGCCCCGAACGAGCACGCGCTGCTGCCCCTGGTGCGGGAAGGGCTGGAGATCGCCGCCGGGGTCTTCTGGGATCTGGGGGAGACATCCTGGCCCAGCCGTCAGGACACGCCCCGTCAGGACACCCCATGA
- a CDS encoding ABC transporter ATP-binding protein, which translates to MNASPLADSSVHRKPIVEAWGLSKHYPTSRSLRQALRGQRPMLRAVDGVDLTLRPGESVGLVGESGSGKTTIGRLLLKLTEPSAGQLAFEGQDLARLDRRGMRLFRQRAQLVFQNPFDALNPRFSIGRTIAEPLLNTGVPKAEHAARVAESLRTVHLGDPARLLDRMPHQLSGGQLQRVVLARALVLHPRFLVADEPVSMLDVSVRAGILNLLRELRDRLGLTTLAISHDLTLVRYVCERTLVMYLGKVVEDGPTARVIASPAHPYTTALIRAVPRPQVAQPRDALPLHGTLGDAVEPGGGCRLRHRCPHAFARCAAEEPPLTEIAPGHRAACHLHAA; encoded by the coding sequence ATGAATGCCTCGCCGCTCGCGGATTCCTCCGTCCATCGAAAGCCGATCGTCGAGGCCTGGGGACTGTCGAAGCATTATCCCACCTCGCGCAGCCTGCGGCAGGCGCTGCGGGGCCAGAGGCCCATGCTGCGTGCGGTGGATGGCGTGGACCTGACCCTGCGCCCCGGCGAGAGTGTCGGCCTGGTCGGTGAGTCGGGGAGCGGCAAGACGACGATCGGCCGCCTGCTGCTGAAGCTGACGGAACCGAGCGCCGGGCAGCTTGCCTTCGAGGGTCAGGACCTCGCCCGCCTCGATCGCCGGGGCATGCGGCTGTTCCGCCAGCGGGCCCAGCTTGTCTTCCAGAACCCCTTCGATGCGCTGAACCCGCGCTTCAGCATCGGCCGCACCATCGCGGAGCCCCTGCTGAACACCGGCGTGCCGAAGGCCGAGCATGCCGCGCGCGTGGCCGAGAGCCTGCGCACCGTGCATCTGGGAGACCCCGCGCGCCTGCTCGACCGCATGCCGCACCAGCTTTCGGGCGGACAGCTCCAGCGCGTCGTGCTGGCGCGCGCACTGGTGCTCCATCCGCGTTTCCTGGTGGCGGATGAACCGGTCTCGATGCTCGACGTCTCGGTGCGTGCCGGAATTCTCAACCTGCTGCGCGAGCTGCGGGACCGGCTGGGCCTCACCACCCTTGCCATCTCGCACGATCTCACCCTGGTGCGGTATGTCTGCGAGCGGACCCTGGTGATGTATCTCGGCAAGGTGGTGGAGGATGGACCGACGGCACGGGTGATCGCCAGCCCGGCGCATCCCTATACCACCGCGCTGATCCGCGCGGTGCCGCGGCCGCAGGTGGCGCAGCCGCGGGATGCCCTGCCGCTGCATGGCACGCTCGGCGATGCGGTGGAGCCCGGCGGCGGATGCCGGTTGCGCCATCGCTGCCCACACGCCTTCGCGCGCTGCGCCGCCGAGGAACCTCCCCTCACCGAGATCGCGCCGGGCCACCGCGCCGCGTGCCATCTGCATGCGGCGTGA